A part of Dermacentor variabilis isolate Ectoservices chromosome 10, ASM5094787v1, whole genome shotgun sequence genomic DNA contains:
- the LOC142559283 gene encoding putative ATP-dependent RNA helicase DDX5, with amino-acid sequence MDIVLMVNNGLDNVVDISRPPLQFGPMSGLAADQPTNVIHPAYRQGIGDNELSQAILEKTSRADHVNKSQVEVTEMPPRWDRTVVLPVEKNIYRQHVTTALRSEAEVAAYRLAREIAVSGRCVPKPRRGVEAQCWPVALSGRDLLAVVQAVPSEVKAVAYLLPAMLHVLSQPPLQSGDGPIALVLVTTRERAREVHRVACDLQEYTKVGAACLPCREPKEAQLEDIEKCPQICIAAPLAVSSPS; translated from the exons ATGGATATTGTCCTCATGGTCAATAATGGACTGGACAATGTGGTGGACATCTCTAGGCCACCCCTTCAGTTCGGACCGATGAGCGGCTTGGCTGCTGATCAACCTACAAACGTAATTCACCCGGCCTACCGCCAAGGCATCGGAGATAACGAGCTGAGTCAAGCAATTCTCGAGAAAACAAGCCGAGCTGACCACGTCAACAAGAGCCAAGTGGAAGTCACTGAAATGCCTCCGAGGTGGGATCGCACTGTGGTGCTGCCGGTCGAAAAGAACATTTACCGACAGCACGTAACAACAGCTCTGCGCTCAGAGGCAGAAGTAGCCGCCTATCGGCTTGCCAGAGAGATTGCGGTCAGCGGGCGATGCGTTCCCAAGCCGCGAAGAG GCGTAGAAGCTCAGTGTTGGCCTGTAGCACTCAGTGGCAGAGACCTTCTAGCTGTAGTCCAAGCTGTCCCTTCGGAAGTAAAGGCGGTCGCCTACCTCCTCCCCGCCATGCTACACGTCTTGAGCCAGCCTCCCTTGCAATCCGGCGACGGACCTATCGCACTGGTTCTGGTTACGACCCGTGAGAGGGCTCGGGAAGTTCACCGGGTAGCCTGTGACCTCCAGGAATACACGAAGGTTGGAGCGGCCTGCCTCCCTTGTCGCGAGCCTAAGGAAGCGCAGCTCGAAGATATCGAGAAATGTCCTCAGATCTGCATCGCGGCTCCTCTGGCCGTCTCCTCGCCTTCCTGA